AAAATTTATGTGGGATTAAGCTTGCTTTTCAGCTCTGTTCACATTTGCCTGCTAGGATGGTTCTTGTACATACTTGTACACCAATCACTGCAATCGGAAAGGCGGAGTGGAGAAATGACTGGAGAGCTTACACTTATACAGAAAAAGAAAGCTTCAATGAGACGCAAACAATTGTACGGCAGCATATTGCTTGTGAGCCTGCTGCTTAGCGGCTGTGCGTCGGGTACGAAGGCTGATCCGGCAGCGGGACAAGCGCAATCGCAGACACAGATGCAGGATAAACAAGCTGGGACGGCGCAGAATGGAGCGCAGGCTCAGCAGGGAGCCAAGGGCGGCGCCAATCAAAAGCAGTTTCAAATGATGATGACCTTCCAGTCACTGATCATGATGGATAAACAGGATGGTCTTGCGATTACAAAGGAGCAGGCGGATCAGATGCTGCCAATCGTGCAGGAAGCCGTTTCAAATAAGGAGCTTACTTCCGATAACCAGACCAAGCTTACCGGCAGCCTAACGGATGCGCAGAAAACATATCTACAAGATGCGGCATCCAAAAGACCGATGAGGCAGGGCGGCGGCCAAGGCAATGGCGGTGGCAGCGGCGATGAAAGAAGCAATGTCAATACGAATGGCAATGCAGACTCCAATGCACAAGCGGGCACAAACGGCGGAAAGCGTGCAGGCCGACCTGCACCATCACCGGGCACCGAAGGGACGCCGGCGGCATCGCCAGCTGCGCCTGCCGATGGCCAGAGCAGCGGACAAAGCGGCTCCGGAGGCCAGTCGCAGCGAGGCCAGGGAAGGCCGCAGGGCGGAGGCTTCCAGGGCGGCGATCACAACGTCGGTCAGCAGCTTGTTGAGCTGCTTCAGTCTAAAACAAAGTAAGCATAAACAAAGAATCCATCCCTACGAAAAGAAAGGGATGGATTCATATTGTTGATAAAGTGTAATGGAGGGCTCAGTAGTTTTCGGAGAAGTGTAGCGGTTGCCTTTGACAGTTTTGTTATCACCTTAGAAGCTTTTATTTCAATCGAATAACAAAATGTCAACAGTAATCGGAGAAAAGCTACTGAAGTTCGCAATGGACCGTCTTTATCAACAAACTCAAGCCATCCCTACGAAAAGAAAGGGATGGCTTATTTGTTTATGCGTGCATCAAACCGCGTACATAACGGAACGTTTCATCCAATGTTTCATCGGTGAGCTGCTCTAGCGAAATATCAATCAGCGGCTTCTGCAGATGCAGCTTTTCCAGGAAAGATGAAGTCTGAAATTGACCTAACCCGGAACGAACCTGTTCCAGCTTGCCGTCATGCAGACGGACATCCTTCAGGTGAGCCAGTACAATGCGGCTGCCGAATGCGGCAAAGGCTTCATCCAGAAACTCATCCTGATTCTCCATCGATGAAGGTGGAAGGAGATTTACCGGGTCGAATACGACGCCCAAATTGCCCGTCGGCACTTCTTCAAGGATGCGGACCATTTTCTCTGTACTGGATAGCGTATGGGTGTATACCGGCTCCAGTCCGATAAAAACGCCTCGCTTATCCGCTTCCTCTGCCAGTTCTTCGACGGTCTCGCGAAGGATCCTCCAACCGATTTCCTCATACTTTTGCTCGTCCACACCTATATAAGTCTTCAGATCGCCGGTTTCTGTTGCCACGATCGACGTGCCGAAATCCCGCGCATAACGAATGTGCTCTTTAAATCTGTCGATTTCAAGTCTTCGCTGCTGCGGATCTGGGTGAACCGGGTTGATATAGCAGCCCAGAACGCCGATCCGGATTCCGGCGCGGTGGAACTGCTCGCCGATATGGTTGGCTAGGGCGGGACTAAGCCTTCCCAAGCCGGTATCGATATCGCTGATCGCTTTGCTAAGCGCAAGCTGTACAAAGTCTACACCTCGGCCGCTAAGCTTGGC
This genomic window from Paenibacillus hexagrammi contains:
- a CDS encoding sugar phosphate isomerase/epimerase family protein, producing MGLGTLAHTVGRLPLAELTAKLSGRGVDFVQLALSKAISDIDTGLGRLSPALANHIGEQFHRAGIRIGVLGCYINPVHPDPQQRRLEIDRFKEHIRYARDFGTSIVATETGDLKTYIGVDEQKYEEIGWRILRETVEELAEEADKRGVFIGLEPVYTHTLSSTEKMVRILEEVPTGNLGVVFDPVNLLPPSSMENQDEFLDEAFAAFGSRIVLAHLKDVRLHDGKLEQVRSGLGQFQTSSFLEKLHLQKPLIDISLEQLTDETLDETFRYVRGLMHA